In Pollutimonas sp. M17, a single genomic region encodes these proteins:
- a CDS encoding type II CAAX prenyl endopeptidase Rce1 family protein: MADAAAAARPRICGPRFRDELRDFFRFIFKPRFGPRLPGRHAVSGWWEDWFPALSAGRLLKWAFFLWAVNLVFLGPIAVAAAGAGGATHRLDLNNVPWLQALLWAPIVEELVFRYSLRRLGQAWWLLPAAVAAMLMGGRWPGILLLTGILLVCWLPYMAALPYTRRPLPWRYRWMYRRCFPWVFHLSSLLFAAVHLYNFNLHHTPLWLLPLLVLPQWLTGLVLGWLRVRRGIGASMLLHCMFNGGPLLVVWLILSYAPELAA; the protein is encoded by the coding sequence GTGGCTGATGCCGCAGCGGCCGCCAGGCCCCGCATTTGCGGCCCACGCTTTCGCGACGAATTGCGCGACTTTTTCCGTTTCATTTTCAAACCCCGTTTCGGCCCCCGGCTGCCCGGCCGGCATGCCGTCAGCGGCTGGTGGGAAGACTGGTTTCCGGCCCTGTCCGCGGGGCGCCTGCTGAAATGGGCGTTCTTCCTGTGGGCCGTCAACCTGGTTTTTCTGGGACCGATTGCCGTGGCCGCCGCCGGAGCGGGGGGCGCCACACACCGGCTGGACCTGAACAATGTGCCCTGGCTGCAGGCCCTGCTATGGGCACCCATTGTCGAAGAACTGGTCTTTCGCTACAGCCTGCGCCGCCTGGGCCAGGCCTGGTGGCTGCTGCCCGCCGCCGTGGCCGCCATGCTCATGGGAGGGCGCTGGCCCGGCATCCTGCTGCTCACCGGCATACTGCTTGTGTGCTGGCTGCCCTATATGGCGGCACTGCCCTATACCCGCAGGCCGCTGCCCTGGCGCTATCGCTGGATGTACCGGCGCTGTTTCCCCTGGGTCTTTCACCTGTCGTCCCTGCTGTTCGCCGCCGTGCATCTGTACAACTTCAACCTGCATCACACACCGCTGTGGCTGCTGCCCCTGCTGGTCCTGCCCCAGTGGCTGACCGGACTGGTCCTGGGCTGGCTGCGCGTCCGGCGCGGCATAGGCGCGTCGATGCTGCTGCATTGCATGTTCAACGGCGGTCCTTTGCTGGTGGTGTGGCTGATATTGAGTTATGCCCCCGAACTGGCGGCGTAA
- the pth gene encoding aminoacyl-tRNA hydrolase: MTQPPVRLIIGLGNPGPEYETTRHNAGFWLADHLADDLKASFTLEKAFSAWVAKARFDGEAVIIAKPSTYMNRSGQAAGALMRFYKLVPEQVLVLHDELDLLPGNVKLKRGGGHAGHNGLRDIQAAFSSPDFWRLRLGIGHPRTLGLAQQVAAFVLNPPRREELKEIEAVIDRCRAVAPALLRGEFTQATSQLHEANRG; this comes from the coding sequence ATGACTCAACCTCCCGTGCGCCTGATCATAGGCTTGGGCAACCCCGGCCCCGAATACGAAACCACACGCCACAATGCCGGCTTCTGGCTGGCCGACCACCTGGCCGACGACCTGAAGGCCAGCTTCACGCTGGAAAAAGCGTTCTCCGCCTGGGTGGCCAAGGCGCGTTTCGACGGCGAGGCGGTCATCATCGCCAAGCCGTCCACCTATATGAACCGTTCGGGGCAGGCGGCCGGCGCCCTGATGCGGTTCTACAAGCTGGTTCCCGAACAGGTCCTGGTGCTGCACGACGAGCTCGATCTTCTGCCCGGCAACGTCAAGCTGAAGCGCGGTGGCGGCCATGCCGGCCATAACGGACTGCGCGACATCCAGGCGGCTTTTTCCAGCCCGGATTTCTGGCGCCTCAGGCTGGGCATCGGCCATCCGCGCACGCTTGGGCTGGCGCAGCAAGTGGCCGCCTTCGTGCTGAATCCGCCGCGGCGCGAGGAACTGAAAGAGATAGAAGCCGTCATAGACCGTTGCCGCGCCGTCGCGCCCGCATTGCTGCGCGGCGAGTTCACGCAGGCCACCAGCCAATTGCACGAGGCCAATCGTGGCTGA
- a CDS encoding 50S ribosomal protein L25/general stress protein Ctc, with the protein MKFNATSRSDKGTSASRRLRHAGRVPAIVYGGTADPLSIELDHNEIYHALRKEEFHASILDMELDGKKGDQVLLRAVQWHPYKQQVLHVDFQRVDASQAITTKVPLHFVNGEISPAVKVSGQIISHVVTELEVTCLPANLPKFIEVDLAQLTGGANVYLSDITLPKGVTHTVHGAESDLVLAAALAQRGAADSGDAAAGEADASAAE; encoded by the coding sequence ATGAAATTCAACGCCACTTCGCGTAGCGATAAGGGTACGAGTGCGAGCCGCCGCCTGCGCCACGCTGGCCGTGTGCCCGCCATTGTGTACGGCGGCACCGCCGATCCGCTGAGCATCGAGCTCGACCACAACGAAATCTACCATGCCCTGCGCAAGGAAGAGTTCCACGCCTCCATCCTGGATATGGAGCTCGATGGCAAGAAAGGCGATCAGGTCCTGCTGCGTGCCGTGCAATGGCACCCCTACAAGCAGCAAGTCCTGCACGTCGATTTCCAGCGCGTCGATGCCTCGCAGGCCATCACGACCAAGGTCCCCCTGCACTTCGTCAACGGCGAAATTTCGCCCGCGGTCAAGGTCAGCGGCCAGATCATCAGCCACGTCGTGACCGAGCTCGAAGTCACGTGCCTGCCCGCCAACCTGCCCAAGTTCATCGAAGTGGACCTGGCCCAACTGACCGGCGGCGCCAATGTGTACCTGTCGGACATCACCCTGCCCAAGGGCGTGACCCACACGGTTCACGGCGCTGAAAGCGACCTGGTGCTGGCTGCCGCCCTGGCTCAGCGCGGCGCTGCCGACAGCGGCGATGCGGCCGCCGGCGAAGCCGACGCTTCCGCCGCGGAGTAA
- a CDS encoding ribose-phosphate pyrophosphokinase: protein MAHDRFMIFTGTANTRLAVDVANHLDMSLGKMTVGRFSDGEVMVEINENVRGKDVFVLQPTCAPTNDNLMEIMVMVDALRRASAGKITAAIPYFGYARQDRRPRSARVSISAKVVANMLQVVGVDRVMTMDLHADQIQGFFDIPVDNIYAGPILLGDIWRRNYQNLVVVSPDIGGVVRARALAKQLEADLAIIDKRRPRANVSEVMNIIGEVDGRTCIIMDDMVDTAGTLCKAAQALKERGAGAVYAYCTHPVLSGGAVQRIVESELDELVVTDTIPLSEAARDCGKIRQLSCASLLGETILRISNAESVSSLFVD, encoded by the coding sequence ATGGCACACGACAGATTCATGATTTTTACCGGCACGGCTAACACTCGTTTAGCGGTCGATGTTGCAAATCACCTTGACATGTCGCTCGGAAAAATGACCGTCGGTCGTTTCTCGGATGGTGAGGTCATGGTGGAAATCAATGAGAATGTGCGTGGCAAAGACGTTTTCGTGCTGCAGCCCACCTGCGCGCCGACCAACGACAACCTGATGGAAATCATGGTCATGGTCGATGCCCTGCGCCGTGCCTCGGCCGGCAAGATCACCGCCGCCATCCCTTATTTCGGCTACGCACGCCAAGACCGACGCCCGCGCTCCGCGCGGGTTTCCATTTCGGCCAAGGTGGTTGCCAACATGCTGCAGGTGGTCGGCGTGGACCGCGTCATGACCATGGACCTGCACGCTGACCAGATCCAGGGCTTCTTCGATATTCCGGTCGACAACATCTATGCCGGCCCCATATTGCTGGGCGACATCTGGCGCCGCAACTATCAGAACCTGGTCGTGGTGTCGCCCGATATCGGCGGCGTGGTGCGCGCCCGTGCGCTGGCCAAGCAGCTGGAAGCCGACCTGGCCATTATCGACAAGCGCCGTCCCCGCGCCAACGTGTCGGAAGTCATGAACATCATTGGCGAAGTCGATGGCCGCACCTGTATCATCATGGACGACATGGTCGATACCGCCGGCACGCTGTGCAAGGCCGCCCAGGCGCTGAAAGAGCGCGGCGCCGGCGCCGTCTACGCCTATTGCACGCATCCCGTCCTGTCCGGCGGCGCCGTGCAGCGCATCGTCGAATCCGAGCTGGACGAGCTTGTCGTCACCGACACCATCCCGCTTTCGGAAGCGGCGCGCGACTGCGGCAAGATACGCCAGCTGTCCTGCGCATCGCTGCTGGGCGAAACCATATTACGTATTTCCAACGCCGAATCGGTCAGTTCCCTGTTCGTCGATTAA